From a single Planctomicrobium piriforme genomic region:
- a CDS encoding GNAT family N-acetyltransferase has protein sequence MSQIDFSSGAPTTVDEFIDFLTRSDLGRQYPRQRFHERIEKLLRHASIQITARCEGRLIGVCNGLTDFAYFLFITDLGVDRDFRRRGIGRRLLELARETAGGANDIAIITLSHSQSAAFYERCGLKEFPQVYGDDCREWDAFDVRDLKASKK, from the coding sequence ATGTCGCAAATCGACTTCTCATCCGGCGCTCCGACGACCGTCGACGAATTCATCGATTTTCTGACCAGAAGCGACCTGGGACGGCAGTATCCCCGGCAGCGCTTTCACGAACGAATCGAAAAACTGTTGCGGCATGCCAGCATTCAAATCACCGCCAGATGCGAAGGTCGCCTGATTGGCGTCTGCAATGGCCTGACTGACTTCGCCTACTTTCTGTTCATCACCGACCTGGGGGTCGACCGTGACTTTCGGCGGCGCGGCATCGGTCGTCGACTACTGGAACTCGCCAGAGAAACCGCTGGCGGAGCGAACGACATCGCGATCATCACTCTATCCCACAGCCAGTCAGCCGCGTTCTACGAACGCTGCGGACTCAAGGAGTTCCCACAGGTGTACGGAGATGACTGCCGGGAGTGGGATGCGTTTGATGTGCGGGATTTGAAAGCATCAAAAAAGTGA
- a CDS encoding arylsulfatase has translation MALAPAVLQAQPPKKPNVLIIFGDDIGIANISAYSDGVMGYETPNIDRLANEGLRFLHYYGEQSCTAGRAAFLTGQHGIRSGLTKVGFPGAPMGMSQLDPTIGGLMKNLGYATAQFGKNHVGDRNDTLPTVNGFEEFFGNLYHLNAEEEPELPNYPKDPAYKQKFGPRGVLKCKATDVDDPTVDPRFGKVGKQTIEDSGPLTKKRMETIDDETSAAAIDHMRRQHAAGKPFFTWYNATRMHLRTHVREGHRGRYQHGDSEYIDGMIEHDETIGSLLKALDDMGIADNTIVVYTSDNGPHMNSWPDGAMTPFRSEKNTNWEGAFRVPCLVRWPGVIKPGTVTNQLMSHNDWVPTLCSIAGEPDIVNKLKQGYTANKINYKVHLDGYDQSGFLRTVTGTAGRNNGAKSARDKFFYADDDGLLVAFRQGDFKYVYAEQRLAGTLGVWAEPFTRLRLQKIYNLMQDPYERADFTSNTYWDWNLNQIGGVYGAMDNVFKFAETFNEFPPRAFPPSFVPTNILEQKFDAIKEQRARETEVKR, from the coding sequence ATGGCCCTGGCGCCTGCGGTGCTGCAAGCACAGCCACCCAAAAAGCCCAACGTCCTGATCATCTTTGGCGACGACATCGGCATTGCCAACATCAGCGCCTACAGCGACGGAGTGATGGGCTACGAAACCCCCAACATCGACCGACTGGCCAACGAGGGCCTCCGCTTTCTGCATTACTACGGCGAGCAATCGTGTACCGCCGGCCGGGCCGCGTTTTTGACAGGCCAGCACGGCATCCGCAGCGGTCTGACCAAGGTCGGCTTTCCCGGTGCGCCGATGGGCATGAGCCAGCTCGATCCCACCATCGGCGGCCTGATGAAGAATCTCGGCTATGCCACCGCACAGTTCGGCAAGAATCACGTCGGCGACCGCAACGACACGCTGCCGACCGTGAATGGCTTCGAAGAATTCTTCGGCAATCTCTATCACCTCAATGCCGAAGAAGAGCCTGAACTGCCGAACTACCCGAAAGACCCCGCCTACAAACAGAAATTCGGTCCGCGAGGAGTTCTCAAGTGCAAGGCGACCGATGTGGATGATCCCACTGTCGACCCCCGCTTCGGAAAAGTCGGCAAGCAGACCATTGAAGATTCAGGCCCGCTGACGAAGAAGCGGATGGAAACGATCGACGATGAAACGTCGGCCGCGGCCATCGATCACATGCGGCGGCAGCATGCTGCCGGCAAGCCGTTTTTCACCTGGTACAACGCCACCCGAATGCATCTCCGCACGCACGTTCGCGAGGGGCATCGCGGCCGCTACCAGCACGGGGACAGCGAATACATCGACGGCATGATCGAGCACGATGAAACCATCGGCTCTTTGCTGAAAGCCCTGGACGACATGGGTATCGCCGACAACACCATCGTCGTTTACACCTCAGACAATGGCCCGCACATGAACTCCTGGCCCGACGGCGCCATGACCCCCTTCCGCTCCGAGAAGAACACCAACTGGGAAGGGGCGTTTCGCGTCCCCTGCCTGGTGCGGTGGCCCGGCGTCATCAAGCCCGGCACGGTCACCAACCAGTTGATGAGCCATAACGACTGGGTGCCCACGCTCTGTTCCATCGCCGGCGAGCCTGACATTGTGAACAAACTCAAGCAGGGCTACACCGCCAACAAGATCAATTACAAAGTGCATCTCGACGGCTACGACCAGTCGGGATTCCTGCGAACGGTGACTGGCACCGCAGGCAGGAACAACGGAGCGAAAAGTGCCCGCGACAAGTTCTTCTATGCGGACGACGACGGCCTGCTCGTTGCCTTCCGTCAGGGGGACTTCAAGTACGTCTACGCCGAGCAACGTCTGGCCGGCACGCTCGGCGTCTGGGCCGAGCCCTTCACGCGGCTCCGTTTGCAGAAGATCTACAATCTCATGCAAGACCCCTACGAACGGGCTGACTTCACTTCCAACACCTATTGGGACTGGAACCTGAATCAGATTGGCGGGGTGTATGGGGCGATGGACAACGTGTTCAAGTTCGCCGAAACATTCAACGAATTCCCGCCCCGCGCCTTCCCGCCCAGCTTCGTTCCGACAAACATTCTGGAACAGAAGTTCGACGCGATTAAAGAACAGCGAGCGCGCGAAACGGAAGTGAAGAGGTAG
- a CDS encoding phosphatase PAP2 family protein, with product MMKGVTDQTLLLRTLIALFVCTIAVVICYFWVDRPVAFFVERQQINKITIFKWLTFPPPWVQSWSPLVLTLLLGLGALRPLKRCQWTLVVACLSLLVADQFRTSIGDLCGRYWPETWFDHNPSLIGTGTYGFHPFVHGDDIGSFPSGHACRIVGFAAVWWHVYPRCRWLLLIICPPMLISLVAMNYHFVGDDIAGSVLGGIVAAWAVRLGSLSGFHPGLTQRAFQAPETG from the coding sequence ATGATGAAGGGTGTCACGGATCAAACGCTGCTGCTGCGGACGCTGATTGCGTTATTCGTCTGCACGATCGCCGTCGTCATCTGCTATTTCTGGGTCGACCGTCCCGTCGCGTTCTTCGTCGAACGTCAGCAGATCAACAAAATCACCATCTTCAAGTGGCTCACCTTTCCACCACCCTGGGTGCAGTCGTGGTCGCCGCTGGTGCTGACCCTGCTGCTGGGTCTGGGAGCGCTGAGACCGCTCAAACGCTGTCAGTGGACCTTGGTGGTCGCCTGCCTGAGCCTTTTGGTCGCCGACCAGTTCCGCACGTCGATCGGCGACCTGTGCGGGCGTTACTGGCCGGAAACCTGGTTCGACCACAACCCGTCGCTCATCGGCACCGGGACGTACGGCTTTCACCCCTTCGTCCACGGCGACGATATCGGCAGCTTCCCCTCTGGGCACGCCTGCCGCATAGTTGGCTTCGCGGCCGTGTGGTGGCATGTTTACCCCCGTTGCCGCTGGCTGCTGCTGATCATCTGCCCGCCGATGCTGATCAGCCTGGTGGCGATGAACTACCACTTCGTCGGCGACGACATCGCCGGATCGGTGCTGGGAGGAATCGTCGCGGCATGGGCCGTTCGACTGGGATCGCTCTCAGGATTTCATCCCGGGCTGACACAACGAGCCTTTCAGGCTCCGGAAACAGGGTGA